Proteins from a single region of Phoenix dactylifera cultivar Barhee BC4 unplaced genomic scaffold, palm_55x_up_171113_PBpolish2nd_filt_p 000160F, whole genome shotgun sequence:
- the LOC120104991 gene encoding uncharacterized protein LOC120104991, with translation MERDEEIVFREIFSSFKGGQHSKEICGVRQQNGESLHEYWKCFKKLCASCPHHQISEQLLIQYFYEGLLPTERSMIDAASGGALVDKTPETARNLIANMAANSQQFGTRLDPPSKHVNEVNISSLEQQIASLTSLVRQMAVGNMQTEKACGICSVVGHPTDMCPTLQEEPTEQVNAAGGFPGQPQRKYDPYSSTYNQGWWDHPNLSYRNPQVNQPATQNRPNFQQYQQPYPPRQQPGQTSNSAMSLEDIVKTLATNTLQFQQETKQFQHEARASIQSLDNQMGQMATAISRLEAQSSGKLPSQTVVNPRENASAIILRSGKEVEIPTKATPASSKQEKEKNIVADRNISNDDDVPKHKFPPLSAYKLVSPFPQALVESRKDEQNKDLYETFRRCEVNIPLLDAIKQVPRYAKFLKEYVQLSGNKNLKDVRR, from the coding sequence ATGGAACGAGATGAAGAGATTGTTTTTAGAGAAATATTTTCCAGCTTCAAGGGCGGCCAACATTCGAAAGAAATTTGTGGTGTAAGGCAGCAAAACGGAGAGTCCCTACACGAATACTGGAAATGTTTCAAGAAATTATGTGCAAgctgccctcatcatcaaattagTGAGCAGTTACTTATCCAGTATTTTTATGAGGGCCTTCTACCCACTGAAAGGAGCATGATTGATGCTGCTAGTGGAGGAGCTTTGGTGGATAAAACTCCAGAAACCGCGAGAAACTTGATTGCAAATATGGCAGCCAATTCTCAACAATTTGGCACTAGGCTTGACCCTCCATCTAAGCATGTTAATGAGGTAAATATTTCTTCCCTTGAACAGCAAATTGCGAGTCTAACTTCTCTTGTTCGTCAAATGGCTGTAGGTAATATGCAAACAGAAAAGGCTTGTGGGATTTGTTCGGTAGTAGGACATCCAACTGATATGTGCCCAACTCTTCAAGAGGAGCCCACTGAGCAAGTGAATGCGGCGGGTGGTTTTCCTGGACAACCTCAAAGGAAGTATGATCCCTATTCGAGCACATATAACCAGGGATGGTGGGATCACCCCAATCTTAGTTATAGGAATCCACAAGTAAATCAGCCCGCGACTCAAAACCGCCCAAATTTTCAGCAATATCAGCAGCCATATCCTCCTAGACAACAACCGGGCCAAACTTCTAATTCTGCTATGTCTTTAGAAGATATTGTTAAGACTCTTGCCACTAATACTTTGCAATTTCAACAGGAGACAAAACAATTTCAGCATGAGGCGAGGGCCAGTATTCAAAGTTTAGACAATCAAATGGGCCAGATGGCAACCGCAATTAGTCGGCTAGAGGCACAAAGTTCGGGAAAATTACCCTCTCAAACAGTAGTAAATCCAAGAGAAAATGCAAGTGCAATCATTTTGAGAAGTGGTAAGGAGGTTGAGATTCCAACAAAGGCAACCCCTGCATCGTCgaaacaagaaaaggagaaaaacatcGTTGCAGACAGGAACATTTCCAATGACGATGATGTACCTAAGCATAAGTTTCCACCTCTTTCGGCTTATAAACTAGTATCTCCTTTTCCTCAAGCTTTAGTAGAATCTAGAAAAGATGAGCAAAATAAAGATTTATATGAGACTTTTCGTAGATGCGAGGTAAATATTCCACTTTTAGATGCTATTAAACAAGTACCTCGTTATGCTAAATTTCTGAAAGAATATGTACAATTAAGCGGAAACAAAAACTTAAAGGATGTGAGAAGGTAA